Proteins from one Athalia rosae chromosome 8, iyAthRosa1.1, whole genome shotgun sequence genomic window:
- the LOC110116775 gene encoding ATP-binding cassette sub-family B member 10, mitochondrial isoform X1, producing MILLNKTICNRNLVKKSNFLSIAYLQKCYLHGTARGKFIQNQKCFLTIFRQGSTNSSSVNAGRSQLKTISGTRLNRSEFRRLIDLAKPEKLHLLGAIGFLIVSSTVTMAVPFCLGKIIDLIYTEDKGKMKEKLNKVSLILLGVFLIGGICNFGRVYLMSTTGYRITQSLRKKVFTAIVNQETAMFDKRSTGELVGRLSGDAQLVSSAVTTNISDGLRSGIMSVAGVSMMFYMSPELALVGLSTVPPIVGMAVLYGRFIKKISRQVQDSVADLNVIAEERISNIRTVKAFAQESNEIKKYGSKLEDLLKLCYRESYYRGIYFGMTGLSGNVIILSVLYYGGVMVSNSALTVGNLSAFLLYAAYIGVSLGGLSNFYSELNKALGASTRLFELIEREPKIPVQGGRVLKDKLSGNVIFDKVNFAYPTRIESKILNDLSLEVEKCSVTAIVGPSGSGKSTLAALLLRLYDPTGGRVLLDGEDLRELDLPWVKSQIGFVSQEPTLFSSSIRDNIMYGAENSATEIDLMDAARQANILEFTDTMKDGLDTIVGERGVTLSGGQRQRIAIARALIKNPRILILDEATSALDAENERLVQQAVERATQGRTVLTIAHRLSTIKNADKIVVLDHGRVAEKGNYDHLMSLENGLFRNLVKHQTFT from the exons ATGATACTACTCAATAAAACGATTTGTAACAGAAACTTGGTGAAGAAATCCAACTTTTTATCAATAGCTTATTTACAAAAATGCTACCTCCATGGTACGGCTAGAGGCAAGTTCATTCAGaaccaaaaatgttttctcaCCATCTTCAGGCAAGGGAGTACGAATTCTTCCAGCGTAAACGCTGGAAGATCGCAGCTGAAAACAATATCTGGAACGAGATTGAACAGGTCTGAATTTAGGAGGCTCATTGATTTGGCAAAACCAGAAAAATTACACCTTCTAGGTGCTATCGGTTTTCTAATTGTATCATCGACTGTAACAATGGCAGTTCCATTTTGCttaggaaaaataattgacctGATATACACAGAGGATAAaggaaagatgaaagaaaaattgaacaaagtgAGCTTGATCCTGTTGGGAGTATTTTTAATTGGAGGTATTTGTAACTTTGGACGAGTTTATTTGATGTCAACCACTGGGTACAGGATCACCCAATCTTtgaggaaaaaagttttcactgCTATAGTAAACCAAGAAACAGCAATGTTTGACAAGAGAAGTACTGGAGAACTCGTCGGACGACTGAGTG GTGATGCGCAGCTCGTTAGCTCAGCGGTTACGACGAATATATCGGATGGATTGAGGTCCGGTATAATGTCAGTTGCAGGAGTATCGATGATGTTTTACATGTCTCCAGAATTGGCACTAGTCGGTTTATCCACCGTACCACCGATAGTTGGAATGGCTGTTCTTTACGGACGATTTATCAAAAAGATTTCGAGGCAGGTGCAGGACAGCGTAGCTGATTTGAATGTGATTGCCGAAGAGAGGATAAGTAACATACGGACCGTAAAAGCATTTGCTCAAGAAtcgaatgagataaaaaaatatggatcAAAGTTGGAAGATTTATTAAAATTGTGTTATCGAGAGAGCTATTATAGGGGAATATATTTTGGGATGACTGGACTTTCGGGTAATGTCATAATACTGTCAGTTCTCTATTACGGCGGAGTAATGGTCTCAAACTCTGCTCTGACGGTCGGTAATTTGAGCGCATTTTTGCTCTACGCGGCGTACATCGGCGTGTCGTTAGGAGGTCTGTCAAACTTTTACTCAGAGCTTAACAAAGCCTTGGGAGCTAGTACGAGGTTATTTGAGCTGATTGAACGTGAACCAAAAATACCGGTCCAAGGTGGTAGAGTGTTAAAGGACAAACTCAGTGGAAATGTTATATTCGACAAAGTCAATTTTGCATATCCCACCCGGatagaatcgaaaattttgaatgattTAAGCCTAGAGGTTGAAAAATGCTCTGTGACAGCCATTGTCGGGCCATCGGGTTCTGGAAAATCCACATTAGCTGCTCTACTTCTTCGGTTGTACGACCCAACTGGGGGAAGGGTATTGCTCGACGGAGAAGATTTGAGAGAGCTCGATCTTCCTTGGGTGAAATCGCAGATCGGTTTCGTGTCGCAGGAACCAACATTGTTCAGCAGCTCTATACGCGACAACATAATGTACGGTGCTGAAAACTCTGCTACTGAAATCGACCTCATGGACGCCGCGAGACAAGCCAACATACTGGAATTTACGGACACAATGAAAGACGGGTTGGATACCATCGTCGGCGAAAGGGGTGTCACACTAAGCGGTGGACAACGCCAGAGAATCGCGATCGCACGAGCGCTTATCAAG AATCCGAGAATCCTGATCCTTGACGAAGCTACCAGTGCTTTGGATGCTGAGAATGAACGGTTGGTTCAACAGGCTGTGGAACGCGCTACGCAGGGTCGAACAGTTTTGACAATTGCCCATCGGCTGAGCACGATAAAAAATGCGGATAAAATAGTGGTTCTGGATCACGGACGGGTCGCTGAAAAAGGAAACTACGATCACCTCATGTCTCTAGAGAATGGTTTATTTAGAAACCTGGTAAAACATCAAACATTCACTTGA
- the LOC105686442 gene encoding zinc finger CCCH domain-containing protein 14, whose protein sequence is MDIRGIEVTNQLRSAIRAKLLELGVRYDEELPDYILVMVVNKKTRQQMYEDLCLFLEESTSPFVDWLHDQVLKKLQKVTVAKKKSSRELVPTVIVKQEEERKKKKSCPTSFLEDQTADASDKSLDKAAKVTKLPKKTEKPTKSHATGQNTETDVTHSPQNPPKRSSNVDSKNSSLPNVHTGSSSQDQNTVEATSLRKTTEKTNHLKNTSSIVEHLSKSSIDAQISVKMSEISSKNSKKISNADQQENISNKVEISSATVKPPAEDEFDEESDEESKKKVKSSVNKPRITSVVTVKNRLEFPTVRNKFNVQERRPGFEGRYRKTFRDGDKHDFEGIRRNDISSGRNTRSEEYFRRNVGKNHDFEARIHESDRSVDIKSRLGNIREDKVNKAVESKDKSALTTRVKSTERLSNSIKDRLGSGNSIKTRENPLHRKTELLEEQKNLKFADKDRSMLTSNSSIKNRLGPVKNIFKSPKVTRRPNVPNKLLASSEDEDCLNLGADDDTDDDARSAVAIGPVKSRIIAVKRSAPDKSEWKRPKLAKEVEANDVTGKDEEDDEGIAGDGKIASKVIVTPRPLKPLQPLQKRATQSLLFRAVAEANQSVVTQKNPEPVLMEKTTAPKRPTPSGMREGQNLSVRLNSTKRLVMEKIQVELTTGEADIENPEPYVPQRVTEEHMGVVMSLFQRSNDSQKFLVTLNGYNNNVSKEKGASDEDEHLDMEVDEDEDFLNTTVTSEDYATSKAALNGFELIDVVPVESVEKMRIEDQSSENQQVNDTQVTKDSPKKKRKLSPIVYNRSRSSSPVNTRPTKPPSISLKHVEKQTALETTAPGSIDKSREKCRYWPNCTLGIKCTYYHPAVLCSLFPACKFGDKCLYKHPKCKFGLSCTKLGCVYTHPPRQCKYHPYCANPSCTYTHPLPQVQPVEVVSNRAKFTWRKHE, encoded by the exons ATGGATATACGCGGGATCGAAGTCACCAATCAGTTAAGG AGTGCTATTCGAGCGAAGCTTTTGGAACTTGGGGTACGATATGACGAAGAATTACCCGACTACATCCTGGTCATGGTTGTGAACAAGAAAACGAGGCAACAGATGTACGAAGACCTATGTTTGTTCCTGGAAGAAAGTACCTCTCCgttcgttgactggcttcacgACCAGGTTctgaaaaaactccaaaaagtTACCGtcgcaaaaaagaaatcatcccGAGAGTTGGTACCCACTGTGATCGTTAAACAAGAAGAGgaacgtaaaaagaaaaaatcgtgccCTACCTCATTCTTAGAAGATCAAACTGCCGATGCGTCCGATAAGTCATTAGATAAAGCAGCAAAGGTAACAAAACTTCccaaaaaaactgagaaaccAACCAAATCTCATGCTACCGGACAAAATACCGAAACAGATGTAACTCACAGTCCGCAAAACCCTCCCAAAAGGTCGTCTAATGTGGATAGTAAAAACAGCAGCCTACCAAATGTTCACACCGGCAGCTCCTCTCAGGATCAGAACACTGTGGAAGCAACCTCCCTGagaaaaacaacagaaaaaactAATCATCTGAAGAATACATCAAGTATCGTAGAGCATTTATCCAAGTCATCTATCGATGCCCAAATCAGCGTGAAAATGTCCGAAATATCGTCAAAGAATTCTAAAAAGATTTCGAACGCCGACCAGCAAGAAAATATCAGCAACAAGGTTGAAATAAGTAGTGCAACGGTGAAACCTCCTGCGGAGGATGAATTCGATGAAGAATCTgacgaagaaagtaaaaagaaagtgAAATCTAGCGTTAATAAACCAAGGATAACGTCCGTGGTGACGGTGAAAAATCGCCTCGAATTTCCAACggtgagaaataaattcaacgtgCAAGAGAGGAGGCCAGGATTCGAAGGGCGATATAGAAAGACTTTCAGAGACGGAGACAAACACGATTTCGAAGGCATCAGAAGAAATGATATATCTAGCGGTAGAAATACCAGAAGTGAAGAATACTTCAGACGAAATGTCGGTAAAAACCATGACTTTGAAGCAAGAATCCACGAGTCAGATAGATCTGTTGACATCAAAAGTCGGCTCGGCAATATTCGAGAAGACAAAGTGAACAAGGCTGTGGAATCTAAAGACAAATCTGCTCTGACCACTCGAGTTAAAAGTACGGAAAGGTTATCTAATTCCATCAAAGACAGACTAGGGTCTGGAAACAGTATAAAAACTCGGGAGAATCCGCTCCATAGGAAAACTGAATTAttagaggaacaaaaaaatttgaagtttgCAGATAAGGACAGATCAATGTTGACTTCAAATTCAAGTATTAAAAACCGTCTTGGTCCGGTGAAAAATATCTTCAAATCCCCCAAAGTCACCAGACGACCTAACGTACCTAACAAGTTACTGGCGAGCAGCGAGGATGAGGACTGTCTGAATTTAGGTGCAGACGACGATACAGATGACGACGCTAGATCCGCAGTTGCTATTGGGCCTGTGAAGTCTAGAATAATAGCCGTCAAGAGAAGTGCACCGGATAAAAGCGAATGGAAACGACCCAAGTTGGCAAAGGAGGTCGAAGCAAATGATGTGACAGGCAAAGACGAGGAGGATGATGAAGGAATTGCaggggatggaaaaattgcgaGCAAAGTTATAGTCACACCGAGGCCACTGAAGCCACTACAGCCTCTACAAAAACGAGCCACACAATCTCTGTTATTCAGAGCCGTTGCGGAGGCAAACCAGTCGGTTGTTACTCAAAAAAATCCAGAGCCAGTTCTGATG GAAAAAACAACGGCACCGAAACGTCCCACACCGAGTGGTATGCGTGAAGGGCAGAATTTATCTGTGCGTTTAAACTCAACAAAAAGGCTCgtcatggaaaaaattcaggtAGAATTGACGACTGGCGAGGCGGACATAGAAAATCCAGAGCCTT ATGTCCCTCAGCGAGTGACAGAAGAACACATGGGCGTGGTGATGTCGCTGTTCCAAAGGAGCAACGACAGTCAAAAATTTCTGGTCACTTTGAACGGTTACAATAATAATGTTTCTAAAGAAAAAGGTGCGTCGGATGAGGACGAGCACCTGGACATGGAG GTTGACGAGGACGAAGATTTTTTAAACACAACCGTAACTAGCGAAGATTATGCGACCAGCAAAGCAGCCCTAAATGGTTTTGAATTGATAGACGTCGTACCTGTCGAATCAGTGGAAAAAATGCGAATCGAAGATCAAAGTAGTGAGAATCAACAGGTCAACGACACCCAAGTCACCAAAGATTCaccaaaaaagaaacgaaagttGAGCCCGATTGTGTATAACAGATCAAGATCTTCTAGTCCCGTTAACACAAGACCCACTAAACCTCCGTCGATATCCCTAAAAC ATGTGGAGAAACAGACAGCTCTTGAAACTACGGCGCCGGGTTCGATAGATAAATCCAGAGAAAAGTGTCGATATTGGCCAAACTGTACGCTAGGAATAAAATGCACCTATTATCATCCGGCTGTTTTATGCAG TCTATTTCCGGCATGCAAATTTGGAGATAAGTGTCTGTACAAACATCCAAAATGTAAATTTGGTTTGTCGTGTACAAAATTGGGGTGCGTTTACACGCATCCACCGAGGCAGTGCAAATATCATCCATACTGTGCAAATCCTAGTTGCACTTATACGCATCCGCTGCCTCAAGTTCAGCCTGTCGAAGTCGTCAGTAATAGAGCTAAGTTTACGTGGCGTAAACACGAGTAA
- the LOC110116775 gene encoding ATP-binding cassette sub-family B member 10, mitochondrial isoform X2, with the protein MKEKLNKVSLILLGVFLIGGICNFGRVYLMSTTGYRITQSLRKKVFTAIVNQETAMFDKRSTGELVGRLSGDAQLVSSAVTTNISDGLRSGIMSVAGVSMMFYMSPELALVGLSTVPPIVGMAVLYGRFIKKISRQVQDSVADLNVIAEERISNIRTVKAFAQESNEIKKYGSKLEDLLKLCYRESYYRGIYFGMTGLSGNVIILSVLYYGGVMVSNSALTVGNLSAFLLYAAYIGVSLGGLSNFYSELNKALGASTRLFELIEREPKIPVQGGRVLKDKLSGNVIFDKVNFAYPTRIESKILNDLSLEVEKCSVTAIVGPSGSGKSTLAALLLRLYDPTGGRVLLDGEDLRELDLPWVKSQIGFVSQEPTLFSSSIRDNIMYGAENSATEIDLMDAARQANILEFTDTMKDGLDTIVGERGVTLSGGQRQRIAIARALIKNPRILILDEATSALDAENERLVQQAVERATQGRTVLTIAHRLSTIKNADKIVVLDHGRVAEKGNYDHLMSLENGLFRNLVKHQTFT; encoded by the exons atgaaagaaaaattgaacaaagtgAGCTTGATCCTGTTGGGAGTATTTTTAATTGGAGGTATTTGTAACTTTGGACGAGTTTATTTGATGTCAACCACTGGGTACAGGATCACCCAATCTTtgaggaaaaaagttttcactgCTATAGTAAACCAAGAAACAGCAATGTTTGACAAGAGAAGTACTGGAGAACTCGTCGGACGACTGAGTG GTGATGCGCAGCTCGTTAGCTCAGCGGTTACGACGAATATATCGGATGGATTGAGGTCCGGTATAATGTCAGTTGCAGGAGTATCGATGATGTTTTACATGTCTCCAGAATTGGCACTAGTCGGTTTATCCACCGTACCACCGATAGTTGGAATGGCTGTTCTTTACGGACGATTTATCAAAAAGATTTCGAGGCAGGTGCAGGACAGCGTAGCTGATTTGAATGTGATTGCCGAAGAGAGGATAAGTAACATACGGACCGTAAAAGCATTTGCTCAAGAAtcgaatgagataaaaaaatatggatcAAAGTTGGAAGATTTATTAAAATTGTGTTATCGAGAGAGCTATTATAGGGGAATATATTTTGGGATGACTGGACTTTCGGGTAATGTCATAATACTGTCAGTTCTCTATTACGGCGGAGTAATGGTCTCAAACTCTGCTCTGACGGTCGGTAATTTGAGCGCATTTTTGCTCTACGCGGCGTACATCGGCGTGTCGTTAGGAGGTCTGTCAAACTTTTACTCAGAGCTTAACAAAGCCTTGGGAGCTAGTACGAGGTTATTTGAGCTGATTGAACGTGAACCAAAAATACCGGTCCAAGGTGGTAGAGTGTTAAAGGACAAACTCAGTGGAAATGTTATATTCGACAAAGTCAATTTTGCATATCCCACCCGGatagaatcgaaaattttgaatgattTAAGCCTAGAGGTTGAAAAATGCTCTGTGACAGCCATTGTCGGGCCATCGGGTTCTGGAAAATCCACATTAGCTGCTCTACTTCTTCGGTTGTACGACCCAACTGGGGGAAGGGTATTGCTCGACGGAGAAGATTTGAGAGAGCTCGATCTTCCTTGGGTGAAATCGCAGATCGGTTTCGTGTCGCAGGAACCAACATTGTTCAGCAGCTCTATACGCGACAACATAATGTACGGTGCTGAAAACTCTGCTACTGAAATCGACCTCATGGACGCCGCGAGACAAGCCAACATACTGGAATTTACGGACACAATGAAAGACGGGTTGGATACCATCGTCGGCGAAAGGGGTGTCACACTAAGCGGTGGACAACGCCAGAGAATCGCGATCGCACGAGCGCTTATCAAG AATCCGAGAATCCTGATCCTTGACGAAGCTACCAGTGCTTTGGATGCTGAGAATGAACGGTTGGTTCAACAGGCTGTGGAACGCGCTACGCAGGGTCGAACAGTTTTGACAATTGCCCATCGGCTGAGCACGATAAAAAATGCGGATAAAATAGTGGTTCTGGATCACGGACGGGTCGCTGAAAAAGGAAACTACGATCACCTCATGTCTCTAGAGAATGGTTTATTTAGAAACCTGGTAAAACATCAAACATTCACTTGA
- the LOC105686445 gene encoding galactose mutarotase, giving the protein MTHSCTCYDANIVEGLFGEIYPDSVHYKRESFKSGGQPYNSVGSFQSASGDTDGNKMNRDLEDPTSVKIKSYTLTNNNRMEVVLITWGATIVSLKCPDKFGSPADIVMGFDDLKSYMDPNLNPYFGCALGRCANRIKDGSFSIKDKDFQLTKNDNNKHHLHGGLNGFGRQVWDAYVDGCTVIMSYLSKDGEEGYPGAVLATLRFKLTSDNKLEINMRATTSKSTIVNMSHGSYFNLAGHAAGVKELNKHKISLNCDRWTFADYTDPVPTGGIRGVGGTIMDLRIPQVLGDCIGKVPPGEGYDHNFCVLRSWQPGVTFVAQALHPSSGRLMEVYSDQPGVQFYTGGRLPPQSSSEDQFLEDICPQYKNGEPKAERKASQNYEDESINSDEEPEEEGTEDTESLPPSPLEFIPGKNGAKYRKHGAFCIQPQNYPNAVNHEHFPCTILRPGQVYYHDLTYKFGIQLGSFM; this is encoded by the exons ATGACTCATTCTTGTACCTGCTACGATGCTAACATTGTTGAAGGATTATTTGGTGAAATTTATCCAG ATTCTGTTCACTATAAAAGAGAATCGTTCAAATCAGGAGGACAGCCCTATAACTCTGTCGGATCTTTCCAGTCAGCTTCGGGGGATACTGATGGCAATAAAATGAACAGAGATCTTGAAGATCCGACatcagtaaaaataaaatcatacaCATTGACTAACAATAATCGCATGGAGGTTGTGCTCATTACTTGGGGAGCTACGATCGTGTCATTGAAATGTCCAGACAAATTTGGTTCGCCTGCCGACATAGTCATGGGATTCGATGATTTGAAga GCTACATGGATCCAAATTTGAATCCATACTTTGGATGTGCTCTCGGCAGATGCGCTAATAGGATCAAAGATGGTAGTTTTTCCATCAAGGACAAGGATTTTCAATTAACTAAGAATGATAACAACAAACACCACTTGCATGGAGGT CTGAATGGATTCGGCCGTCAAGTATGGGATGCATATGTCGATGGTTGTACAGTGATCATGAGTTATCTCAGTAAAGATGGTGAGGAAGGATACCCGGGGGCTGTTTTAGCAACTTTGAGATTTAAATTGACCTCCGATAATAAGTTGGAAATAAATATGCGAGCCACCACATCCAAGTCCACAATAGTCAACATGTCGCATGGATCCTATTTCAATTTAGCTGGTCAT GCTGCTGGTGTGAAGGAGTTGAATAAGCATAAAATATCATTAAATTGTGATCGTTGGACATTCGCTGATTATACGGACCCAGTACCAACCGGTGGAATTCGTGGGGTCGGTGGGACCATTATGGACCTCCGCATACCACAAGTTTTAGGAGACTGCATTGGAAAG GTACCACCTGGGGAGGGTTACGATCACAACTTTTGTGTTCTACGTAGCTGGCAACCAGGAGTTACATTTGTTGCACAGGCTCTACATCCATCATCTGGAAG ATTAATGGAAGTTTATTCGGATCAACCAGGAGTACAGTTCTATACCGGAGGTCGTCTGCCGCCTCAATCATCCTCGGAAGATCAATTTTTGGAAGACATTTGTCCCCAGTATAAg AATGGGGAGCCCAAAGCAGAAAGAAAAGCGTCGCAAAATTATGAGGATGAAAGTATCAACAGTGACGAAGAACCGGAAGAAGAAGGAACTGAGGATACCGAATCCCTGCCACCCTCGCCTCTGGAATTCATTCCCGGCAAAAATGGTGCCAAGTACAGAAAACATGGAGCATTTTGTATTCAACCTCAAAATTATCCCAATGCTGTCAATCAC GAACATTTTCCTTGTACGATTCTACGTCCCGGTCAAGTCTACTATCACGATTTAACGTacaaatttggaattcagttGGGAAGTTTCATGTGA